A single region of the Verrucomicrobiota bacterium genome encodes:
- a CDS encoding histone deacetylase, giving the protein MKIITDERCTTYSSPGHPERPARISKTLERLRSQTDLALSWAEPLPVEEEILTRAHSMEHLERVKSAAHDFDGDTPAHPKIYEHACRSVGGALQALKAARNGEVAFTLLRPPGHHATRDRAMGFCYLSTIAITALEARATGTANVAVYDFDVHHGNGTEAILVDHPHTAFYSIHQHPCYPGTGTKDVGSNCFNYPVAPRTPREEYRKVLARALEDLKKFKPNLVLVSAGFDAYARDPIAQETLEAEDFHWLGESIRKLGIPALSLLEGGYSSDLPDLILAYLKGLMAK; this is encoded by the coding sequence GTGAAAATCATCACTGACGAACGTTGCACGACCTATTCCTCGCCGGGCCACCCGGAGCGGCCCGCCCGCATCAGCAAAACCCTCGAACGGCTCCGCAGCCAGACTGATCTCGCCCTCAGCTGGGCCGAACCCCTGCCGGTTGAGGAAGAAATCCTGACCCGCGCCCATTCCATGGAACACCTCGAACGAGTGAAGTCCGCCGCCCATGATTTTGACGGAGACACTCCGGCGCACCCGAAGATTTACGAGCACGCGTGCCGTTCGGTGGGCGGCGCGTTGCAGGCATTGAAGGCGGCGCGCAATGGCGAAGTCGCTTTCACTTTACTGCGCCCGCCCGGCCACCACGCGACGCGCGACCGGGCCATGGGTTTTTGCTATTTAAGCACAATCGCGATCACGGCTCTCGAAGCGCGGGCGACCGGCACCGCCAACGTCGCCGTGTATGATTTCGACGTGCACCACGGGAATGGCACCGAAGCGATCCTGGTCGATCATCCGCACACCGCCTTTTACTCGATCCACCAGCATCCGTGTTATCCGGGGACGGGGACAAAAGACGTCGGCAGCAATTGCTTCAATTACCCGGTCGCGCCCCGAACCCCGCGGGAGGAGTATCGAAAAGTCCTGGCTCGCGCGCTGGAGGACTTGAAGAAGTTCAAACCCAATTTGGTGCTGGTCTCAGCCGGGTTCGACGCTTATGCCCGCGATCCGATAGCGCAGGAAACCCTGGAAGCCGAGGACTTCCATTGGCTGGGGGAATCGATCCGCAAACTCGGCATTCCCGCGTTGAGCCTGCTGGAGGGCGGTTACAGCAGCGATTTGCCGGACTTGATTCTGGCTTATTTGAAAGGGCTGATGGCGAAGTAA
- a CDS encoding dihydroneopterin aldolase, producing MDTIIIQDLAVLYRVGAPDAERATPQKLLITVELGCDFSRAAAADDLKHTIDYHAVCNRLLGLGEGRKWKLIETLAVEIAELMLAEFGARTASVEVKKFILPDPRHVAVRVTRSRSV from the coding sequence ATGGACACAATTATTATCCAGGATCTGGCGGTTCTCTACCGCGTCGGGGCGCCGGATGCGGAACGCGCGACGCCTCAGAAGCTCCTGATCACGGTGGAATTGGGCTGCGACTTCTCGCGCGCGGCGGCGGCCGATGACTTGAAGCACACGATCGATTACCACGCCGTGTGCAACCGGCTGCTCGGTTTGGGAGAAGGACGCAAATGGAAATTGATCGAGACGCTGGCCGTCGAAATCGCCGAGTTGATGCTGGCTGAATTCGGCGCGCGGACGGCATCGGTCGAAGTGAAGAAATTCATCTTGCCCGACCCTCGCCATGTGGCGGTGCGCGTGACGCGGAGCCGTTCAGTTTAG
- a CDS encoding NUDIX domain-containing protein — MIRNIIFDWSGTLADDLPAVWKATNEVFRRAGLEEWTLERFRAEFSLPFTGFYNRYTPHIPLPQLEEWFHGHFRTVQDSVKEIPHAREFLQLCRQRGLRTFLLSTVHADHFAAQAASTGLGPYLDRAYVGVWDKRERIKEVLAENHLDPRETLFVGDMQHDIESAKHGGVFSCAVLTGYTHLDRLRASAPDLIVEHLGELREVLERRNWELEIGAAGLAAASPELPITTVGALIFDSAGRVLMIRTHKWSNLWGIPGGKIKFGETADDALRRELKEETNLDVTHIQFVLVQECIHSREFYRPAHFILLNYTCRCAGEPAVVLNGEAQEFQWVSVADAMKLDLNQPTRKLLNAVRSSQHELAQP, encoded by the coding sequence GTGATTCGCAACATTATCTTCGACTGGTCGGGGACCCTGGCCGATGATTTGCCCGCAGTTTGGAAGGCGACCAACGAGGTGTTCCGCCGCGCCGGTCTCGAAGAATGGACGCTGGAACGTTTCCGCGCCGAATTCTCCCTCCCGTTTACCGGCTTCTACAACCGATACACGCCTCACATTCCGTTGCCGCAACTCGAAGAATGGTTTCACGGACACTTCCGAACTGTGCAGGATTCCGTGAAGGAAATTCCGCACGCGCGGGAATTCCTGCAGCTTTGCCGGCAACGCGGCCTGCGCACGTTTCTCTTGAGCACGGTTCACGCCGATCATTTCGCGGCGCAAGCGGCTAGCACCGGTCTGGGCCCGTATCTCGACCGCGCTTACGTCGGCGTCTGGGACAAACGCGAGCGAATCAAAGAGGTGCTGGCTGAGAACCATCTGGACCCGCGGGAGACTCTTTTTGTCGGAGACATGCAACACGATATCGAAAGCGCCAAGCACGGCGGCGTTTTCTCGTGCGCCGTGCTCACGGGATACACGCACTTGGATCGGCTCCGCGCCAGCGCCCCGGATTTGATTGTCGAGCATCTCGGCGAACTCCGGGAAGTGCTGGAGCGGAGGAATTGGGAGCTTGAGATTGGCGCGGCAGGGTTGGCCGCGGCGTCCCCGGAATTGCCCATCACCACGGTCGGCGCGTTGATCTTTGATTCGGCCGGGCGGGTCCTGATGATTCGCACGCACAAATGGTCGAACCTCTGGGGTATTCCCGGCGGAAAGATCAAATTTGGCGAAACGGCTGACGACGCGCTGCGGCGCGAGCTCAAGGAAGAAACCAATCTGGATGTGACGCACATCCAGTTCGTCCTGGTTCAAGAGTGCATTCACTCCCGGGAGTTTTACCGTCCCGCGCATTTCATACTCCTGAATTACACCTGCCGTTGCGCGGGCGAGCCGGCGGTGGTGCTGAATGGCGAAGCGCAGGAATTTCAATGGGTCTCCGTCGCCGACGCCATGAAACTTGACCTGAATCAGCCGACGCGAAAGCTGCTCAACGCTGTGCGCAGCAGCCAGCATGAGTTAGCTCAGCCGTAA
- a CDS encoding peroxiredoxin → MSITICMAAWLGGGAPAARAGEPLKVGDPAPNFDLPGSDGKTYKLSDFRGKKAVVLAWFPKVFTGGUTAECKSLRESGAEIRKFDVAYFTASCDPIDGEKGIKAFAESLNADYPILADASKDVGRAYGVIHDQRNVPERWTFYIGKDGKILHIDTKVSTKSHGADIASKLKDLGVAEKK, encoded by the coding sequence GCATCACGATTTGTATGGCGGCCTGGCTGGGTGGCGGCGCTCCCGCAGCCCGGGCGGGTGAACCCTTGAAAGTGGGCGATCCGGCCCCGAACTTCGATCTTCCCGGAAGCGACGGCAAGACGTACAAGCTCTCCGACTTCAGGGGCAAGAAAGCCGTCGTTCTGGCCTGGTTTCCAAAAGTTTTTACGGGTGGCTGAACGGCCGAGTGCAAGTCGCTCCGTGAGAGCGGCGCAGAAATCCGCAAGTTCGACGTCGCCTATTTTACCGCCAGTTGTGATCCGATCGACGGAGAAAAAGGAATCAAAGCCTTCGCGGAATCGCTGAATGCGGATTACCCGATCTTGGCCGACGCCAGCAAGGACGTGGGGCGCGCCTACGGCGTCATTCACGACCAACGGAACGTTCCCGAACGTTGGACCTTCTACATCGGCAAAGACGGCAAAATCCTCCACATCGACACGAAGGTGAGCACCAAATCCCACGGCGCCGATATCGCCTCGAAGTTGAAGGATCTCGGCGTCGCGGAGAAGAAATAG
- a CDS encoding DUF1080 domain-containing protein: MKCTSFASVPWSGAFARFAGIAAMSFQLSGLAQPDPSWRIHDTSRPRPPVVQPGTPGTPEHPGRPPSDAIVLFDGKDLSPWCSLDGSPPKWTARDGCLECVKDSGYIRTLQNFGDCQLHIEWAAPAPPKGQGQGRGNSGVFLMGLYEVQVLDSHGNATYADGYAGAIYAQYPPLANAALPAGQWQTYDIIFTRPRFNENGELVSPARLTVLHNGVLVQNHAALSGPTGWMKRAPYRPHPDKLPLSLQDHGNPVRYRNIWIRDLEDAGQREFTYSTNVLDRYVGKYRSGDDLTITISRAESQLTARFQSPGKDNSFALFAESPAAFFMKSVDTRLLFQTNAAGVADGITLHIGGERRTAKPLR; encoded by the coding sequence ATGAAATGCACTTCATTTGCGAGCGTGCCTTGGTCTGGAGCGTTCGCTCGGTTTGCCGGGATTGCGGCCATGAGCTTCCAACTCTCTGGCCTGGCGCAGCCGGATCCGTCCTGGAGGATTCACGACACTTCACGGCCGCGCCCGCCGGTCGTCCAGCCTGGAACACCCGGCACGCCGGAACATCCCGGACGGCCGCCTTCGGATGCGATTGTTTTGTTCGATGGGAAGGATCTGAGCCCGTGGTGCAGCCTCGACGGCAGCCCGCCCAAATGGACCGCGCGCGACGGTTGCCTGGAATGCGTCAAAGACAGTGGATACATTCGCACGTTGCAGAATTTTGGCGATTGCCAGCTCCACATCGAATGGGCCGCGCCGGCGCCCCCGAAAGGACAAGGGCAGGGCCGTGGAAACAGCGGCGTCTTCTTGATGGGCCTTTACGAAGTCCAGGTGCTCGATTCTCACGGAAACGCGACCTATGCCGACGGATACGCCGGCGCGATTTACGCGCAGTATCCGCCCCTGGCCAATGCGGCGCTTCCGGCAGGCCAATGGCAAACCTACGACATCATTTTCACGCGGCCACGCTTCAACGAGAACGGAGAACTGGTTTCCCCGGCACGGCTCACCGTGTTGCACAACGGCGTTCTGGTCCAAAACCATGCCGCGCTTTCAGGGCCGACCGGTTGGATGAAACGCGCGCCGTATCGCCCGCACCCGGACAAATTGCCGCTTTCGCTTCAAGACCATGGCAATCCGGTCCGCTACCGGAATATCTGGATTCGAGATCTGGAAGACGCGGGCCAACGGGAGTTTACCTACTCTACGAATGTTCTCGACCGCTACGTGGGGAAATATCGGTCGGGCGACGATTTGACGATCACGATTTCGCGGGCCGAATCCCAGCTCACGGCGCGATTCCAGTCGCCGGGAAAGGACAATTCGTTTGCCTTGTTCGCCGAATCGCCGGCGGCCTTCTTCATGAAATCGGTCGATACGCGGCTCCTATTCCAAACAAACGCCGCCGGCGTGGCCGATGGAATCACCCTCCACATCGGCGGGGAACGGCGCACGGCCAAACCGCTGCGGTAG